A region of Toxorhynchites rutilus septentrionalis strain SRP chromosome 1, ASM2978413v1, whole genome shotgun sequence DNA encodes the following proteins:
- the LOC129761150 gene encoding uncharacterized protein K02A2.6-like produces MERMKSLARSFVYWPNIDDVVEDYVRCCRSCAEAAKSPRKTDLESWPIPSKPWERVHIDYASPINGYYYFLVIDAYSKWPEIYRTRSTSTTKTLEMLDEIFARYGNPKTLVSDNGSQFVSARFKQFCEEAGITHLTIAPYHPQSNGQAEHSRDTPNRSAPDHKSPAELFLGRPITTTLDLLKPRKTPTPAVNSKQNNQFNRHHGTVKREFCTNDLVYAEVHHRNQVSWVPGKVIEKKGSVMYAVLLESGRLIRSHTNQLRQRHLESSSDATETSLPWTMLLEELGMQDLCTPCPNETADPDLEKAQQPPEVLPEMPPSGQQPPEVPPPTEPTLDQEEVPVPEAVVEVIEPQCSNQPVPNRRLPAWLAPYDLF; encoded by the exons ATGGAGCGGATGAAATCCCTAGCGAGGAGTTTCGTGTACTGGCCCAACATCGATGATGTCGTCGAAGACTACGTCCGCTGCTGTAGATCCTGTGCTGAAGCTGCTAAGTCACCACGCAAGACGGACCTGGAGTCGTGGCCCATTCCATCGAAGCCGTGGGAACGAGTCCATATTGATTATGCTAGCCCAATCAATGGATACTACTACTTTCTGGTAATCGACGCATATTCAAAATGGCCAGAAATCTATCGCACTCGAAGCACAAGTACAACAAAGACACTGGAGATGCTAGACGAGATATTTGCAAGATACGGCAATCCCAAAACTCTCGTCTCGGATAATGGATCGCAATTTGTTAGCGCCAGATTCAAGCAATTCTGTGAAGAAGCTGGAATCACCCACTTAACGATTGCGCCCTACCATCCACAGTCTAATGGACAGGCTGAGCACTCAAGAGA CACGCCCAATCGAAGTGCTCCTGATCATAAGTCTCCTGCAGAGCTTTTCCTTGGTAGACCCATCACTACTACTCTGGATCTGCTCAAACCCCGGAAGACACCGACACCAGCTGTAAACAGTAAGCAAAATAACCAGTTCAATCGACACCATGGCACCGTTAAGAGAGAGTTCTGCACTAATGATTTGGTGTATGCAGAGGTTCATCATCGCAATCAAGTCTCCTGGGTTCCTGGCAAGGTGATCGAGAAGAAAGGTTCCGTCATGTATGCTGTCCTCCTGGAATCCGGTCGTCTTATCCGTTCTCATACGAATCAGCTACGACAGCGTCATCTGGAATCCTCTAGTGATGCTACCGAGACAAGTTTGCCATGGACTATGCTGCTTGAGGAATTGGGTATGCAAGATTTGTGTACCCCATGCCCCAATGAAACTGCCGATCCTGATTTGGAAAAAGCTCAACAACCACCTGAAGTACTGCCCGAGATGCCACCCTCAGGTCAACAACCACCTGAAGTACCACCTCCTACCGAACCAACATTGGATCAAGAAGAGGTTCCAGTCCCTGAAGCCGTTGTTGAAGTCATTGAACCACAGTGCTCCAATCAACCCGTTCCTAACCGTAGGCTTCCAGCATGGCTTGCACCGTACGATCTCTTTTAA
- the LOC129761151 gene encoding uncharacterized protein LOC129761151, giving the protein MSDQDLRNAILRLTELVASQQEQIQLLNRTGEANQPGIDGKNLDDPAKVRLLLRKIGTKFHERYVNSILPKHPRDFGLDDTVKKLKKLFGRQTSLFNDRYRCLQYVKNEADDFSSYAASVNKHCEAFQLTKLTDDQFKALRFVCGLQSPRDADIRTRLIGKLEAEEHAPPADGTKLTLENLVEECHRFNNLKQDTKMVEKPVPEKSVVNAVSTKPAKKKQPKSPCWFCGDLHFVKECPYQDHSCSKCKRKGHKEGYCSSVESKPKSAKEFEKPKSKEYVKSKGISVKRIDLQGKRKYVTVGINGNDSVLQLDCASDITIISTQTWKAIGKPAISETEITAISAFGNKIDMTGEFLAELTIQSVTKAGTSQGVRKQKRNSGIHGQPTSTLGAYADAVRFRHPVRAH; this is encoded by the exons ATGTCCGACCAGGATTTGAGGAACGCAATTCTCCGGCTCACTGAACTGGTAGCTAGCCAACAAGAGCAGATTCAACTTCTCAACCGAACCGGTGAAGCCAACCAACCGGGAA TTGACGGCAAGAATCTGGACGATCCGGCGAAGGTGAGGCTACTCTTAAGGAAGATCGGCACCAAGTTCCATGAGCGGTACGTAAACAGTATCCTGCCAAAGCATCCCCGCGATTTCGGCCTGGACGACACGGTGAAGAAACTTAAGAAGCTATTTGGCCGCCAAACCTCGCTGTTTAACGATCGCTACCGTTGTCTACAATATGTCAAGAACGAAGCAGACGATTTTTCAAGTTACGCTGCCTCTGTGAACAAGCACTGCGAAGCATTCCAGCTGACCAAGCTCACCGACGACCAATTCAAGGCACTACGTTTTGTTTGCGGTCTACAATCTCCCCGCGATGCAGACATCCGAACTCGATTGATCGGTAAGTTAGAAGCTGAAGAGCATGCTCCGCCAGCAGACGGCACGAAGCTCACACTAGAAAATCTCGTCGAGGAGTGCCATCGGTTTAACAATCTGAAGCAGGACACCAAGATGGTAGAGAAGCCCGTTCCGGAAAAATCCGTCGTCAACGCCGTTTCTACCAAGCCTGCTAAGAAGAAGCAACCGAAATCTCCGTGCTGGTTCTGCGGTGATTTACACTTTGTGAAGGAATGCCCCTATCAAGACCACAGCTGTAGCAAGTGCAAACGGAAGGGGCATAAAGAAGGTTACTGCTCATCCGTGGAATCAAAACCGAAGTCTGCAAAGGAATTCGAAAAACCGAAATCCAAGGAATATGTGAAGTCCAAAGGAATTTCGGTGAAACGCATCGATCTCCAAGGGAAGAGGAAATACGTTACCGTCGGAATCAATGGCAACGATTCTGTTCTCCAGTTGGATTGCGCTTCCGATATCACGATCATTTCTACGCAAACCTGGAAGGCGATCGGAAAACCAGCCATCAGCGAAACCGAAATCACCGCCATCAGCGCTTTCGGAAATAAGATCGACATGACTGGAGAGTTCCTTGCTGAATTAACCATCCAAAGCGTGACGAAAGCAGGCACTTCTCAAGGTGTTCGGAAGCAAAAAAGGAATTCCGGTATACACGGCCAACCGACTTCAACGCTGGGCGCTTACGCTGATGCTGTACGATTTCGACATCCAGTTCGTGCGCATTGA